One part of the Hydra vulgaris chromosome 01, alternate assembly HydraT2T_AEP genome encodes these proteins:
- the LOC136075068 gene encoding uncharacterized protein LOC136075068, which produces MQTSNSYGKISHREVFLVGKRIGTILQYYHYRNLMLRADFPNISSVSIASCPLGDFFIAQCAELGSCLQKCLPCVVYEVKKIWQKAGIHFINTDKHIRDKIVDLEKKRKDLNKHRNRLSTNLVLKREQFSRMLEKVFDVSQKNCEDDNQDEEYLQPSRKIRKSNVVPHIIPKNIGKDLAPTASRYGISSTALSATLASLINNRSGTTDDFSISKQKMKELGKEKVKRVAVLISSPDLSESQLLGILIVKDGAAESLGKAIKKTLQDWELFDYVDCLSFDTTVTNTGWLKGHFLNVLTGGKTSGPKTELFDRLKGNWKSILEKKINYDNLKRFDSEKKIISFLEKQASESLTFLQNCLDNDIFPRNDYQYFIQLAVLWLGGKVTKFQFRFPMASHHARFMVQGVYYLTYDLLQPHFSNLCLNIISLQEGKLIYEIASFTALFYVPWFVKAPIPAIAPSLDLKAINEMIQYSEFSFKPAEAVLISLKKHNWYLNERFVVMCLADKCLPVDQLQKLALKLAQTAKPTSYKMGKLNSEIFTDNEKKITKNIKDFIGPESWFLFDLIKMTLHETEWHKISSSNCEKFSGYIRFKNDVTGRLVVNDSAQRAIKFKSRLY; this is translated from the exons atgcaaacaaGCAATAGTTATGGAAAAATATCTCATCGTGAAGTTTTTCTTGTTGGAAAAAGAATTggaacaatattgcaatattaccATTACAGAAATCTTATGCTAAGAGCTGATTTTCCAAACATTTCCTCAGTTAGTATAGCTTCATGTCCTCTTGGTGATTTCTTTATTGCGCAATGTGCTGAATTAGGCAGTTGTCTCCAAAAATGTTTACCATGCGTTGTTTATGAGGTGAAGAAAATATGGCAAAAAGCAggaattcattttattaatactGACAAGCATATcag AGACAAGATTGTTGACTTAgaaaagaagagaaaagatttaaacaaaCACAGGAACCGTTTAAgtacaaatttagttttaaaaagagaaCAGTTTTCAAGAATGCTAGAGAAGGTATTTGATGTAAGTCAAAAGAATTGTGAAG atGATAACCAAGATGAAGAGTATCTACAGCCTtctagaaaaattagaaaatctaATGTTGTTCCTCATATCATTCCAAAAAATATAGGAAAAGATTTAGCTCCAACAGCATCACGATATGGAATAAGTTCGACTGCACTGAGTGCAACTCTTGCTTCTCTTATAAATAATCGTTCTGGAACGACAGATGATTTTTCTATttctaaacaaa AAATGAAAGAACTtggtaaagaaaaagttaaaagagtAGCTGTACTAATCAGTTCACCAGATCTCTCAGAATCCCAACTTTTGGGTATTTTAATTGTGAAAGATGGCGCTGCTGAGTCTCTTGggaaagcaatcaaaaaaactttacaagacTGGGAGCTATTTGACTATGTTGATTGTCTTTCTTTTGACACCACAGTTACAAATACTGGTTGGCTAAAAGGA cactttttaaatgttcttaCTGGTGGTAAAACAAGTGGACCAAAGACTGAGTTATTTGATAGGCTGAAGGGTAATTGGAAATCGATTCTTGAAAAGAAGATAAATTATGATAACCTAAAGAGATTtgactcagaaaaaaaaattatatcttttttggaaaagCAG gcTTCTGAATCATTAACATTCCTTCAAAATTGCCTAGATAATGATATATTTCCAAGAAATGACTACCAGTATTTTATACAATTAGCAGTTCTTTGGTTAGGTGGCAAAGTAACAAAATTTCAGTTTAGATTTCCAATGGCTTCGCATCATGCCAGGTTTATGGTACAGGgagtttattatttaacatatgatCTTCTTCAGCCACATTTCAGTAACTTATGTCTTAACATAATATCATTGCAAGAGGGAAAGCTGATTTATGAAATTGCTTCATTTACAGCACTATTTTATGTTCCATGGTTTGTTAAAGCTCCTATCCCTGCCATAGCACCTTCTTTAGATCTAAAAGCTATTAACGAAATGATACAATATTCTGAATTCAGTTTCAAACCAGCAGAAGCTGTACTGATATCACTTAAAAAGCACAATTGgtatttaaatgaaagatttgtGGTTATGTGTCTTGCTGATAAATGTTTACCTGTAGATCAGCTACAAAAATTAGCTCTTAAGTTAGCTCAAACAGCGAAGCCCACCAGTTATAAGATGGGAAAACTGAATTCCGAAATTTTTActgacaatgaaaaaaaaataactaaaaatattaaagattttattggtCCTGAAAGCtggtttttatttgatttaataaaaatgacattacATGAGACAGAATGGCATAAAATCAGTTCATCAAACTGTGAAAAATTTTCGGGTtacattagatttaaaaatgatgTCACTGGTCGCCTTGTTGTTAATGATAGTGCACAACGTGCTATTAAATTTAAGTCAAGACTTTATTGA